A segment of the Vibrio sp. YMD68 genome:
GACACTGGCGATAATCGTCACAATAAGCGTGACGACAACCGTTGTCGTTAAGTTTGCCGTTTTAACACTGGCATCCCCTTCAATGATGATGTCGCTTTTACTGCTTTCGGCTGTTTTGGTCGCGCCCCACCATCCAGCCCCTAGGCCAGAGGCGACAGCCGCGCCGATAATAACTGGAATCATCGGCGACCTCCCAAAAGCAAGATCAGTATTAAGGCCAATAGACCACCACCAATCCACAGCCATTGAGGATTCATTTGTTGCCAACTTGGAGGCGCGGCAACAATGGTTGAACCATCATTATTTTCACCTTTAGGGGGGATCTTATCTTTTCCATACTCTGGATCCGATGTTTTGGCATCTTCAATGCCAGCCCACGCCCCACCTACTGAGTCAATAACTCCGGTTATCCCTTCCCACCAAGACATAAGCGCCCCCTTACTTCACTGATGGAAAGGCAGTCACTTGACGAACACCTTCAATAAGAACGGGAAAATCACCGGCAGAGGCCTTTTTCACTCGGAACACCAAATCACCCATTGGTGCCATTTTGTTGAAGACACCGAGCGCCCCAAAGCCTTGCTGAACAAAATCAAGGATTAGGTTGTCGGTTTGAGGTACACGCTTAAAACGGCGTAGGTCAGCGTCAATATCTTCGACACTGCCTTTTAAGAAGGTGGTGCCATCGCGTTTAATTTCGATGTGCTCTAAGTCGCTGCCTTCCATAAAGAGGCGTGAAACGTAAAAGTCCGCTTCGTTATCAATGTTAATGTCGTTAAAGCCTGCTCGACCTGCACGGTATGACGTAGATATGATTTCCGGTAAGAAGTAACGCTCCGGCTCGCTTGGTGTTGTGAGTGCGTTAGACGTAATTTCTGGGTTGGTTACACCCGATTTGATGCGCACGTAGCATTTCCATGTATCAGTAACCTTAGTGACCATGGTTTTTAAAAACTGACCTTCCCATGTCAGCATTGACGGATCGCCAAAATACAACGTTGGACGAGAATCATCCCAATGAATACCCGCTTCCTGTGCAAGCTTTTTCATTTCTTGAGGGGTCACGTGAATATGAGGACGACCGTTCAACTTAAACTGGAAATACTCAATGTCGGTGAGTGCAAGATTGTTAAGGATAAATTCAATTGCCCAGTAAGTAGGACCAACCGGGATAGTAAGAATAGCTTCACCGCCCGCGCGGATATTTTCCCAGCGGTCAATTTCATGACGGCGTGGCATGACGTTAGAGCGAAGCATATTCATAGCTTGGCGTAGAGCTTGAGACATTTTAGATACCTACCTTATCGAGTGTTTTTGCGACAGATTTTGAATTGCGCTTAGCAAGACCAACCCCTGCCATGACGACCAGTACAATGCCAGCCGTGATTAAATAGGGTTTTGCTTTTTTCATGAGTATTTTCCAAATAGTGGGTGTGAATAAGTGTGAATAAACACCGAAACACTCAACTAAGATGACGCCTTTGCCAATGACAAAGGCGTTTTTAATCCGGCTTAGCCGGATTAATTAGCTGTATTTGACACCGCTAAAGCGGGTTTTGTTGAGCTTTTTAGGCTGGTTGTTAATAAGGAAACGGGGCGATCCTTCCTGCCAGTGCTTAGACTTGGCCCCTACAAAATCAATTTTTCCAGAGCACAATAAGCCTTGGCCGCTTCGCCACTGGATAAAATCAAGTGGCTTGCGTGGCACGACATCCATATCAATACCGAGCTTTTTAGCAATGTAAGCCGCATCATCATCGGTATTGTGCATACAGATATGAAGATAGGTCGCGTTGTTCATAATGGACTTATCTACCTCTTGGCCACGCTGTACCGTACCTAAGATAGTTGGACCAAATGCCAGCCCTTGGTTAATGAGTTTGCCCCACGCACCCTGTGCCTTTGCAGTTCCGGTTACCGCTGCCAACTCTTCCGGAATAATCAGCGCGGGTGCTTCACGGTTAAAAGTAAAGGCCACTTCACAAAAGAGCTCAAAAGATTTTGGGTCACTTGCTACAAATGCCAGCTTACCAGTCCCCTTTGTGGCTCTGGCTTTTTCGATAAATTCAGCAGGGGTTAAACAGGCTTCATAGCCCATTTGATGGACATACTCACCTTTAGGATCAAAAGCCATCACGCGCTCAAATTGCTCCGCGATGCGTTTTACCAATACCGATTTACCGCTTCGAGATACACCCATCGATAGAATTAATTCACCGTCATTACGCATGGTCTGAGTCCTCCTGAGTCCCTGCTGCATTAGTGGTTAGCGTCTTTTTTTCACTGGCTTGTTTCACTGCAAAAATAAGCCCTACGGTAGAGCCTAACGCCCCGAACCACAGCCCATAGTTTTCCATAACCTCCAATACGCCCCCTTTGGGATAGTAATGAACTAAAAGCTGTGCATTGCTCAGCGCGAATTCATCGATCACGTCTTGATCTACATCCAATCCCGCCACTCGCTTGATGACAAGCCCCGTATTCTTAGCGACAAACTCACGGGTCACATGCGCACTATTGCGGATTAACTCTGGTGATATGGAGTCGTCATGCTCCCACTTGCGAAGTGTCACCATAGGCACATCAATATCACGTTGCGCGGCTAGCGATTCGGCCGATGAAATTCTTTCCGGTTCAAAATTTGGCTCTGGTGTTAGAGTTTCCGGTTTAGTGTCAATGTCACTTTGAGGGGCGCTGACTCCCCACTTTTCCGCTATGGCATCATATTCGCGCTCAACGGTTTCCGGACTGATATCAACGGGATTCATAGACCCTCCTATTCAAAAAATGTATTAGTAGATTTACCGGGATATTCCGGTTTATTTTCCGGCTTAGTGTCATGCTCTGGCCCCGGCTTAGTTATTTCTGGTAAGCCGGATAACAATGCTTGTCCTTGACGGGTTTGATAATTGAGTACGCCACATTGCGGGCACTTCAAATCCAGTTGTTTGTACTTGCCGCGACGCTGGCGAATGTGCGCTTCACTTTTACAGGTTGGACAGTGAACGGTTTTGAGGATGTCAGGCATTACGACACCTCCAGTTTGTCTTTGGCAAACAAAATAATCAGTGCATTGGCAGAATCACGCTCTGCGCTGACGGCTTCCAGATAGGTGCCAACCACCGATATGACAGGCTCTAACTCACTGCCTGCGGTTGTCACCGCTTTGACTTTTGCCATGAGCCCACCGGATAGGTCGAAGTTGAGGCCAGAAAGCGTCTGAGCAAGGCGCTGCTCCGCTTCCTGCCGCGTAGTGATATGCCTCTGGTGCTCAATAAGGAGGACGGAAAGTGATTTACTCACGCTCTAACTCCTTAATGCGATTGGTCAATTTAGTGACCTGGCTTTTTAGGTTGGTGATGTCTTTTTTAAACCTCTCAAGCTCTGAGAGTTGCGCTTCCAGCAGCTCAGCAAGTGCCTGATGGTATGGATAAAGGTTGCCAGACCGTGATAAACGATCGAGCGTTTCAACGTGTTTTTTCATAGTGGTCCCCTGTCTCTCGACGTTGGTTAAAAGGTAGCCCCTGATTCCCATCGTTGGCGTATTGGTTATGTCACCCTAAGCTGCCCATTTTGGATACTTAGGGTGATGTGTTTATCAATGGGAACTTTTGCCCCCTTTGACAGTGGTGCGAGCAAGCATTGAATACCTTTAACGCTCCATCCGGTCACGTCCATCAATGCTTTCTCTAGTGGTGTAACCGCCTTTTCTGGAGTCTGGTTACACTTATTTTCAGTGCTCCAAGGAAGGGCGCCGCCCTTTTTAAGAGCAAGAGCAAGGCGTTTGACGTCTTTAGTTTTCACCAAATTAAAGTGCTCGCTGCAGGTTTCGATCACCTTACCGAGCCACTCAATACCAATGACCCGTTTGACCACATCACCGTAATCATTTAATTTTTCTTCATAGGCTAGCTTTGCCTTAAAGCCCAACTCACAAAACCCCTTCCAGCGTGAATTGTCCGCATGTTCTCGAAGGGCTTCTAATTCCTCATCAAAGGCTGTGTCTTGTGCGGTGGCTCGACGCAGTTGACGCCATAGGCCAACTGAAGGTGCACCACTTTGAGAAAACTGCTTAATACGATGAACGGATGCCCACGCACGGGCAGAGAATGCGGCCTCTTGTGCGTCTGTTTCTGGCATGTGTGCCCCGTTAATGTTCTTGGAAATGTATTTGATGATGTAGCCCGTTGCAGTGCCTTTCGCAGGATCGCAACGTTCTATTTTAATTCGACGCTCTTTTTCAAATTGCCCCTCTTTGTTGTAAAGCTCTGGCTTATCTTCATTGCAAGCAATACCTTCACAGAGGCGGATAAGCTCAGCCGTTTGTGAGGGATGAACATACAAAAACAGGTGAGCGTGTGGGGTGCCGTCTTTGTGTGGCTCAGCCACTCGTAGCCCAAACCAGTCAATATCTAATTTTTTGAGCCAAGCACGGGCTAATTTCCATTGCTCCATGATGTTTTGATGCCCCTCTTTAGGGGTGTAGCCTCCCCATTTACTTGAATTACGGTGGTATTTACTTGGTAATGTCCATGTAATGAATACCCCTTCATAACCCAAATCAATGGCACGCTCTTCATCACCCCGACTGCGAACCACTAATTCAATACGGCGGTTTTCAGGATTGGCGGTGGTACGCTTTACGACGTCTTTTAAATCAAAACTTTGTCCTGTCTCCTGACTCATCACTGACATGGAATCAATGAATTGCTTGGTTTCTATTTGCTTTTTACGCCATCGAGCGAATGACCGACGAGAGACATAATGACGCTGACTTTTACGGGCTCCGACTCTATCAAGGGCAATTTGTGAAAATTCAATGTATTGACCTCGCAGAAATTTAAACTTACGTATAAGGTAATCCACATCCAGACAACGACGAATAGCGCGTTCAAGCTCTCTTTCTGCATCAACAATGTCTTTGTGTTTTTTCTTAAGAGAGGGGGCGTTGATATGGACGCTTTTCATTACCTTTTCTATTTCGTGAAAAGTGTATTGCAAAGCGTTCAAATAGCCTCGTTCGGTGTCAGTTGGCGCAATATCGCCCATGGTTCGGGTGAATAGCTCCGTCAGATTAAACGCTAAGTGTTCAAGTGCTTCATCATTCATTAACACTTGATGATTCAACTCAACAGATGAGCGGGCGCGACTATGAAAGCGAGGCCTGTCAGGAGCATTGGTGCGCTCATCCACAAACGGGAATTTATCTTCGATACGTGGCGACCACTTAAGGGCGTGTTTCATCGCGTCATTGGTAAAGCGTTGCATATTCTCTCGTGTTGCGCTTGTGCGTTTTTGGCGTTGAGATATGGCAAAGCGCACATCGTCTTGAACGATGCGCGGCAGTTTATCGAGGAAGTGATTACCAAAGGATGTACTTAGCATGAGGCTGAGCCTTTCATGTTCCACGCTTCAATTGCGCTATTATGGGTGTACGCTTCTTCACTCTCACAACCGCACTCAACACAAACCACGGTGTAAACGGGTTTATGGTAGGCACGTGGGAAGATGGTTTTTTCACAATACGCTTCGTTACTGCCGCAATGTTGGCAATCTTTGATCGCTCTTAATGGGATAAAGGTACTCACTGGGTGATGGTCTCACGTTTTATGCGCTTAACTTGTTGCTCAATAATCGCTTTACGTTTAGCGGTTCGAGCGTGTTTGTATTGGCTGCGTTTAACCGCCAGTTTTAATTCAAGAGGTGGGGGAACAGGCATGGCTATACTTCCAAGTCTTTGAGAGTGTTCATGGCTTCAAGTGATTGGTTCCGAACGTGTAGCCAAAAGCTAGAGTTTGTTTGACTTGCCTTTCTGGTTGCGTAATCAAAAAGCTCTTTAGCTTCTGCGTAGGTATTCATGTCGATATTAATTGAGTGAATAGGTGTGTTCATGTCTTACCCCTGTACAACGATGCGCAAATCACCCTCTAAAGGAATGATTGCAATTTTGGTAGCTATAAAAGAAACGGGGTTTCCAGCTTTGTATTCCATTTCAGACACAGCGCGATAGAAATTAGATGAATGCTCACTTGTTGGAATGTTTTCCACGGGTAAACACTTTGAGTTAGAGAATATTTGAACGAGTGGGGTCATTGCTTATCACTCCTTTCATCCCAAAACAGCCAGCCAGTACAACTCAATGCCGTTAAAGGAATAAGGTCAACAAGATGAAAGCCAAAGCTTTTGAGTCCCATCGTGTAAAGCATGACGATAAGAGTCAGTGTTAAACCTGTCTGGAGTTTATTGATATTCATGCTTCGTCCTCTTCGTACAACTCTGAAAGACTGAATTGCTTAGTGCGGATTCTTATCGCCAGTTCGAGCATATCGACATAACGCTTACCGCCATCATCGTTGTCTATCTCTGGAATCTTGCCGATATCCATTAGCCTTAACACCTTGTCACGCCCCACGCGGTGGGACTTGGCGAACGTCGTTACATCAGTAAAGAAACAAGGCATCAAGGGCATACCTTGCAAGGCCTCCATCAAATCCAGCTCTTTAGGTGTTGGTATTCCAAGCATGTGATATCCTCGAAAGTTTAGGTAAATAGCCTTAATTGGCTTTTTATGGTCGTACGAAAGTACATATTGAGCGTAAGACTATTACGTTCGTACATATGGTGTCAACAATGGGCTTGGGAAAAAAAATTAAAGCAGTACGCATCGCTGAGGAATTAAGTCAACTGGATTTTTCACAACTAACTGATATTTCGATAGATTCTCTAAGAAGTTATGAGAATGACAGAAGAACGGTAAATGAAATAAATATGATTAAAGTCACAAAACATGAACGGTTTAAAAAGTACGCCTATTGGCTTACTACCGATGAAACCCTCCCAGAATCCGGCCAGATAGCACCGGATTTTTCTATCCTATTAGAACTCGGCATTGTCGAAAAAAGCACCGACGACAAAAAGAGTGCTTAACTCTTTGTTATCGCTCGTTTTATTCGCTTGGTAAGGTAAACGTGACATGCTGCTAAAAGTTGAAAATGGATATTCATCCAGTTATGCACCCGAGCAAGTTTTTAAGCTCAAGCGTAAGGCTGTACAACTGGATATGCGCCTCAAATTAGAGTTAGAACGACAAGGTGCCAAACAACAAGACAACCGAACGCTAGATGAACTAATCAGCATTTGGTATAGGCTGCACGGGAAAGCATTAAAAGACCACGTTAGATTACGGAAATTGTTGTATCGATTGTCGGAAGGGCTGGGGAATCCTATCGGTAGTCAACTGACGGCTTCAGACTTTTCTGCCTATCGTGAGGAAAGAACTAAAACGATCAGTACAACTACAGCAAACCGTGAGCATAGTTATCTTAGGGCAATGTTTAATGAGTTAGAAAGACTAGGGGTTACTGCGTTCCCCAACCCCCTAGCCAAGATTCGCCAATTCAAAGAAAGGGAAGGGGAGCTACGCTATCTCTCTCATGAAGAAATCGATCAGTTATTGGAAGCCTGCGCCTCTTCAACTAATCGCTCATTGATTTACGTGGTAAAGGTTTGTCTTGCTACGGGCGCAAGATGGGACGAAGCGGAAAGTTTAAAGCCCTCGCAAATCAAAGATGGAAAGATCACCTTTCTGAACACGAAATCAGGTAAGAACCGAAGCGTTCCGATTAAGCCTTGGCTTTTTGATGAGTTGCATAGAATTGAACCAATCAGTGATAACAAGTTATTTCTAAGCAGTTTGTCAGCATTTCGCAAGGCGGTAGCACGAAGCAAAATTGAATTACCTAAAGGCCAAATGACTCACGTTCTACGGCACACCTTTGCGAGTCACTATGTGGTAGGTGGTGGAAATATTGTGAAGTTGAGGGATACGTTAGGTCATAGTGAGATCACAACAACAATGAGATACGCGCATTTAGCTCCTGACCATCTAGAAGAGGTGTTAGAGCTGAATCCGTTAAATCAGCATTTTCGTTATTAGGCGACAATCTGTCGGCTAATAGGCGTTAACTGTTTCCAGAATTTGGAGTTCAAATGACACGAAGCGAATTAGTACAAGAAGTCCAGTATATAGCTGAAAATATAACTCAGAAGTTCAAACCTGTAGATGGTAGCTGTCTGTATATGAGTGCAACGTTAGCTGCGATGATGAATGATCACTTGCCTGTCGAGACTCGCTTTGTGACAGGAAGTTTATCAGTTGCTGAATCTAAGATCTTTGCTCATCAAGCAATTAAACCAATACTTAGTCAAAAGGAAGGTGTAATTGGCAAATGGGACGGTCACGCTTGGGTTGAGGTTGATGACTTAATCATTGATTTGTCGCTATTTCGAACGGTATTTTCAAAAGCAGCTTCACTTCGCATTCAGAGCCTTTTTGAGGCGAGGTTTGAGCGTGGTACTGCCTACCTAGTTGGGCAAAAACATAAATTGATCGAAATGGGCGTTGTGTACACCCCACTTGAACTATTGTCGGACGACGATGCGACAATCTTTATACAAAATGCGGGTAGAATGGGGCTCATAAACAGTTAACAATCTGTTTAAGAGTGATTCGCAACGCTTGGCATTTTTGCTATGCGTTGTGTTTAGTGTTTAAGGTGGTTTGCGGGAGCTTCAGTATTGCGTTGCTCACACCTTAACAGGGCGTTAGGTGTTTATCAGAATTTGTGAGGTATGAATGAATATTGATTATTCATTATTAGATGCAGGTGAATCAAAAAATGTTCAGGAAGCTATATTAAATCGGGAGCAGTTTTATGGTTATATTCCTGAAAAGGGATTTGACTTTATCTTGCGAAACTATCGATATTTGGCTGAATTAAAACTTCTAGAATCGAACTGGATGGAAGCATATTTACATTCAAGTAATTTTTCAAAAACTACGCTAGAACAACTTAAAGCTGTTTTTGATGTTTGCTCCAAGTCTCGGTTGCAAGAGAGTTTTCCTATACGCGAGGGGCATCAATTTTCCAAAGGTTCACGATACACTCTATTTAGAGGTTGTGCCGGTCCTAAACATAACCTTGGTATGTCATGGTGCGATTCTCTAGATAAAGCTATTTGGTATGCAGCTCACCACTCAGAAATTAATGGTTTGGGTAATTTGGCTGTTTATGCGACTACGGTTTCTAAAGAGGAAATATATTGCACTGGATCACATTACGATTTTGACTTTATAGTTCTTCCTGAGAATGCATGGCGTATAGAAATTCCTAGCCATGAATTTCGGCTCAATAGACCAAGGTGAATACACCTAACAAGTGTTTAAGGTTTCAAGTCTAATATATAGGTTAGTAGAAATTAAACATATCTATGCACCATTACCAATGGCGACTGAATTAACGTTAGTCGCCTTTTTATAGTCTGTTCACTGTCAGATAAAGTCATTTCGCGTGCATATAACGTTACTTGTCGAATTATTACTATACTAAGTGATTGTTTTTTAAGGTTGTTAGGCGGTTTTCCAAATCCGCGTGTTGGGAGTTCGAATCTCTCCACCCCTGCCATATTTAAGGCTCTAGCAGAAATGCTAGAGCCTTTTTGCTTTTTGGATTACCTCGATAAGGGCACACTGAAAACTGCAAAGCCCCAACCAATTTCTCCCGCTACTATTCTGGTTCTAATCCCTGCACTCAAGGAAACTATTCCAAACACAAAAAATTGTAAAAACAGTGTCGTTATAATGAGCGACGCTTTGGCTAGCTAGATAGTGTGGTCGTAATCAGCTCAAAAGTAGTTCGATAGGGTTTAGCTCTATCGAAAATGTTGGGAAGTTTGATTGGCAATATCATTGGAGTGCCATACAGCACTGGCCAGCCTAACGAGTGCGTTAAATGAGTTTAGATATAATGCTGATAAAAATGTGAAGAGTCCCATAGAGTATTGGGTTCTTAAACATTTATCTTATGACTAAAAACAAAAAAAGCCTCGCATATAGCGAGGCTTCTTGTATAAATCTTTAAAACTTACTTTAGCATTGCTTCGTTTCCGTTCTCACGGATATGCTTAAGAATCGATTTAACACCGCGAGCACTAGAACCAACAGTATTACCCGATTTCATGTAATCAGTGCCACCAGAGAAGTCTGTCAAGATTGCTCCAGATTCGCGAGCTACGAGTTCTGCAGCTGCGAGTTGCCAAGGCTTTAGGCCTAGCTCAAAGAAACCATCCACGCGACCTGAAGCTAAGTAACATAGGTCAAGGGCTGGTGAACCGGTACGGCGGAAATCAGCACAGTCAACAAATAGAGAAGACATTATTTTGAAGTAAGAGTCAGAGTGTTGCTTTTGCTTGTAAGGAAAGCCAGTCGCAAGAACAGCGCCGTTGAGGTCTTTTAGTGGGTTAACACGAAGGCGGCTATTATTAAGCTGTGCACCTGCACCACGTTGAGCGGTGAACAGTTCGTTTAACATTGGGTCGTAAACACAAGCCACTTCAGTTTTGCCATTAATGCGAACAGCAATAGATACAGCGAAGTGTGGCAAGCCTTTTACAAAGTTTGGCGTTCCATCCATTGGGTCAATGATCCATTGCACGTCATTATCTTTTCCTTCGATAAGACCGTTTTCTTCAGCAATAATTGAGTGATCAGGGTATGAAGCTTTAATGGTATCGATGATCAGTGTTTCAGCTTCTTGATCTACATTGGTAACAAAGTCGTGCGTACCTTTCAGAGTAGTTTCAATTTTATCTGAAGTTTCTAGCGATTTAGCAATATGGTTGCCAGCTTTTCGCGCAGCGCGAATAGCAATGTTTAGCATTGGATGCATAAAATTTCCCAGCGGATGTTAAAGAACAAAAAAAAGCTGCGGAATTATAACAGAGAAATCTCCAAATGGAAGTGGTTATTTTTTGTTCAAGAAAAATCAACAGTATCATCTCATCACTATTAATCATAGATATGTTAGAATTTATCCGTTTTTAATCATGCGATAGAGAAGCTTTATGTTAGACAACGTTAAGATTGTACTCGTTGGTACGTCACACTCAGGAAATATAGGTTCAGCCGCTCGTGCTATGAAAGTTATGGGTCTAAAGCACCTGGTTTTAGTCGACCCTCAGTGTGAAGTAGACGATCAAGCTCTTGCGTTAGCGGCTGGTGCCAGTGATTTAGTCGAAAACGCGACTATCGTCGATAACTTATCTAAAGCTGTTGAAGACTGCGGATTGGTTGTAGGCTCTAGCGCTCGGTCCCGTACTTTAGAGTGGCCGATGCTAGAGCCTAGAGAGTGTGGTGAAAAGTTTGCTGTCGAAGGGCTAAGCCATCCTGTTGCTTTGGTGTTTGGTCGTGAAAGAACCGGTCTGACAAATGAAGAGCTGCAAACTTGCCATTACCATGTGTGTATCCCCGCTAATCCCGAATATAGCTCATTGAACTTAGCGATGGCTGTACAAACTCTGAGTTATGAAGTTAGAGTTGCACACCTAGCATTAGAGCAAAGTAAATATACTAAGAGTCATGACTTACAAGAAGAATACCCTCGTCACAAAGAGCTAGAAATGTTCTATGAGCACCTTGAAAATGTGATCATTGGGACCCAATTCATATCCAAAGAACAACCAGGGCAAGTAATGAATAAACTTAAGAGGTTATTCAGTAGAGCACGCCCTGAAGTTCAGGAAATCAATATCCTCAGAGGGATTTTGACATCTATAGAAAAAAGAGAAAAATAGCAGAAAACATTCTCATTCGATACCTGACTAAAATGCTCAAATAATACTTGACCAATTTAGTCGGGTATGAAAAGATTCATGCCATACAAACGATGTGGATATGAGCAATATGAGACTGACATCTAAAGGACGATACGCAGTAACAGCCATGTTAGATGTGGCTTTACACTCTCAGCAAAACCCAGTGCCCCTCGCTGATATTTCTGAACGACAAGGCATCTCTCTTTCTTATTTAGAGCAGTTATTTTCTAAATTGAGAAAAGCCGGTTTGGTTGCGAGTGTTCGTGGGCCCGGTGGTGGTTATCGACTTGGTGAAGATGCACATCAAATTGCTATT
Coding sequences within it:
- a CDS encoding helix-turn-helix transcriptional regulator, whose translation is MGLGKKIKAVRIAEELSQLDFSQLTDISIDSLRSYENDRRTVNEINMIKVTKHERFKKYAYWLTTDETLPESGQIAPDFSILLELGIVEKSTDDKKSA
- the trmJ gene encoding tRNA (cytosine(32)/uridine(32)-2'-O)-methyltransferase TrmJ; the encoded protein is MLDNVKIVLVGTSHSGNIGSAARAMKVMGLKHLVLVDPQCEVDDQALALAAGASDLVENATIVDNLSKAVEDCGLVVGSSARSRTLEWPMLEPRECGEKFAVEGLSHPVALVFGRERTGLTNEELQTCHYHVCIPANPEYSSLNLAMAVQTLSYEVRVAHLALEQSKYTKSHDLQEEYPRHKELEMFYEHLENVIIGTQFISKEQPGQVMNKLKRLFSRARPEVQEINILRGILTSIEKREK
- a CDS encoding Lar family restriction alleviation protein; this translates as MSTFIPLRAIKDCQHCGSNEAYCEKTIFPRAYHKPVYTVVCVECGCESEEAYTHNSAIEAWNMKGSASC
- the suhB gene encoding inositol-1-monophosphatase, with the translated sequence MHPMLNIAIRAARKAGNHIAKSLETSDKIETTLKGTHDFVTNVDQEAETLIIDTIKASYPDHSIIAEENGLIEGKDNDVQWIIDPMDGTPNFVKGLPHFAVSIAVRINGKTEVACVYDPMLNELFTAQRGAGAQLNNSRLRVNPLKDLNGAVLATGFPYKQKQHSDSYFKIMSSLFVDCADFRRTGSPALDLCYLASGRVDGFFELGLKPWQLAAAELVARESGAILTDFSGGTDYMKSGNTVGSSARGVKSILKHIRENGNEAMLK
- a CDS encoding major capsid protein P2; this translates as MSQALRQAMNMLRSNVMPRRHEIDRWENIRAGGEAILTIPVGPTYWAIEFILNNLALTDIEYFQFKLNGRPHIHVTPQEMKKLAQEAGIHWDDSRPTLYFGDPSMLTWEGQFLKTMVTKVTDTWKCYVRIKSGVTNPEITSNALTTPSEPERYFLPEIISTSYRAGRAGFNDINIDNEADFYVSRLFMEGSDLEHIEIKRDGTTFLKGSVEDIDADLRRFKRVPQTDNLILDFVQQGFGALGVFNKMAPMGDLVFRVKKASAGDFPVLIEGVRQVTAFPSVK
- a CDS encoding tyrosine-type recombinase/integrase, which codes for MLLKVENGYSSSYAPEQVFKLKRKAVQLDMRLKLELERQGAKQQDNRTLDELISIWYRLHGKALKDHVRLRKLLYRLSEGLGNPIGSQLTASDFSAYREERTKTISTTTANREHSYLRAMFNELERLGVTAFPNPLAKIRQFKEREGELRYLSHEEIDQLLEACASSTNRSLIYVVKVCLATGARWDEAESLKPSQIKDGKITFLNTKSGKNRSVPIKPWLFDELHRIEPISDNKLFLSSLSAFRKAVARSKIELPKGQMTHVLRHTFASHYVVGGGNIVKLRDTLGHSEITTTMRYAHLAPDHLEEVLELNPLNQHFRY
- a CDS encoding replication endonuclease; this translates as MLSTSFGNHFLDKLPRIVQDDVRFAISQRQKRTSATRENMQRFTNDAMKHALKWSPRIEDKFPFVDERTNAPDRPRFHSRARSSVELNHQVLMNDEALEHLAFNLTELFTRTMGDIAPTDTERGYLNALQYTFHEIEKVMKSVHINAPSLKKKHKDIVDAERELERAIRRCLDVDYLIRKFKFLRGQYIEFSQIALDRVGARKSQRHYVSRRSFARWRKKQIETKQFIDSMSVMSQETGQSFDLKDVVKRTTANPENRRIELVVRSRGDEERAIDLGYEGVFITWTLPSKYHRNSSKWGGYTPKEGHQNIMEQWKLARAWLKKLDIDWFGLRVAEPHKDGTPHAHLFLYVHPSQTAELIRLCEGIACNEDKPELYNKEGQFEKERRIKIERCDPAKGTATGYIIKYISKNINGAHMPETDAQEAAFSARAWASVHRIKQFSQSGAPSVGLWRQLRRATAQDTAFDEELEALREHADNSRWKGFCELGFKAKLAYEEKLNDYGDVVKRVIGIEWLGKVIETCSEHFNLVKTKDVKRLALALKKGGALPWSTENKCNQTPEKAVTPLEKALMDVTGWSVKGIQCLLAPLSKGAKVPIDKHITLSIQNGQLRVT